One Candidatus Woesearchaeota archaeon DNA window includes the following coding sequences:
- the rfbD gene encoding dTDP-4-dehydrorhamnose reductase, with the protein MKILVTGCEGMLGKEMCETFKDKYEIIGVGRECDITTKKVLEDKINEIKPEIIINSAAYTNVDLAETEREQANLVNVIGVKNLAELCNKQNIKLIHFSTDYIFDGLKDEPYIEEDKPNPLNHYGFTKLIGERMIQEAMSKYYIFRITWLYGKYRKNFVKTILKLASEKDELKIVNDQTGCPTYTKDVINAVDEAIKQNKNKFGIYHLNNSDSCSWFEFANEILDIKGIEKKLIPIKTEEYPLPAKRPKYSVMSNFKFQSTFKYGIRSWHNALKDFLTNDLT; encoded by the coding sequence ATGAAAATTCTAGTTACTGGTTGTGAAGGGATGCTGGGGAAAGAGATGTGTGAAACATTTAAAGATAAATATGAAATTATTGGTGTAGGTAGAGAATGCGATATTACAACTAAAAAAGTTCTCGAAGATAAAATAAATGAAATAAAACCAGAGATAATAATAAATTCAGCAGCATATACTAATGTTGATTTAGCTGAAACTGAGCGAGAGCAAGCTAATCTTGTAAATGTTATTGGGGTAAAAAATTTAGCTGAATTGTGTAATAAACAAAATATTAAACTAATCCATTTTAGTACAGATTATATTTTTGATGGTTTGAAAGATGAACCTTATATTGAGGAAGATAAACCAAATCCACTTAATCATTATGGCTTTACTAAGCTGATTGGAGAAAGAATGATTCAGGAAGCAATGAGTAAATATTATATTTTTAGAATAACCTGGCTTTATGGTAAATATCGGAAAAATTTTGTTAAAACAATTCTTAAACTTGCTTCTGAAAAAGATGAATTAAAAATTGTTAATGATCAAACTGGGTGTCCGACTTATACTAAAGATGTAATAAATGCTGTTGATGAAGCAATTAAACAAAATAAAAATAAATTTGGAATATATCATCTTAATAACTCTGATTCTTGCTCTTGGTTTGAATTTGCAAATGAAATTTTAGACATTAAAGGGATTGAAAAAAAATTAATTCCAATTAAAACTGAGGAATATCCGCTACCAGCTAAAAGGCCAAAATATTCTGTAATGAGTAATTTTAAGTTTCAAAGTACTTTTAAATATGGTATTAGGAGTTGGCATAATGCACTTAAAGACTTTTTAACAAATGATTTGACTTAG